One Sanguibacter keddieii DSM 10542 genomic window carries:
- a CDS encoding prolyl oligopeptidase family serine peptidase — MTAENTGTTTGTKAPEATADDPRLWLEEVEGDDALAWVRERNAETTSTLAATEEFASTQAALRAVLDSDAKIPDVSQVGDHLYNFWKDSEHVRGLWRRTTLESYRTAEPEWETVLDVDALAESEGESWVWHGASILRPAYRKALVSLSRGGSDADVTRELDLATKEFVSPEDGGFYRPESKGDLAWVDDDTVYVFTDTGEGSMTSSGYPRVARRWHRGTPLEDATVLYEGRADDMYISAFRSHTPGFVRDFVARALAFYSNELYVLAADDSLTKVDVPDSAEVGFKREWLLVELRDDWTVEGTTYRSGSLLATGFDDFLAGGRDLTVLFEPDGSTSLAGATWTKSHLVLNVLDDVKNRLHVLTPPADGAGSWAHSDMLGAPSIGTVSVRAVDSDASDDVWLVATDYLTPTTLSIATVGQEPELLKSMPVFFDASGLTVEQHFATSDDGTKVPYFLVRREDLALDGTAPTLLYGYGGFEISLTPGYSGGLGRAWLEQGGVYVVANIRGGGEYGPRWHQLALQENRHRAYEDFSSVAKDLVERGVTSRAHLGVQGGSNGGLLTGNMLTQHPELFGAVVVQVPLLDMKRYSHLLAGASWMAEYGDPDDPEQWEFIQTFSPYHLFDADREYPPVLFTTSTRDDRVHPGHARKLAAAMVEAGKDVTYYENIEGGHGGAANNEQASFMQALAYRFLWERLA, encoded by the coding sequence ATGACTGCTGAGAACACTGGGACGACCACTGGGACGAAGGCCCCCGAGGCCACCGCCGACGACCCGCGCCTGTGGCTCGAGGAGGTCGAGGGCGACGACGCCCTGGCCTGGGTCCGGGAGCGCAACGCGGAGACCACGAGCACCCTCGCCGCGACCGAGGAGTTCGCGAGCACGCAGGCCGCGCTCCGGGCGGTCCTCGACTCGGACGCGAAGATCCCCGACGTGTCGCAGGTCGGCGACCACCTCTACAACTTCTGGAAGGACTCGGAGCACGTGCGCGGGCTCTGGCGCCGCACGACGCTCGAGTCGTACCGGACGGCCGAGCCGGAGTGGGAGACCGTCCTCGACGTCGACGCGCTCGCCGAGTCCGAGGGCGAGAGCTGGGTGTGGCACGGTGCGAGCATCCTGCGCCCCGCATACCGCAAGGCCCTGGTGAGCCTGTCCCGCGGAGGCTCCGACGCCGACGTCACGCGTGAGCTCGACCTCGCGACCAAGGAGTTCGTCAGCCCGGAGGACGGCGGGTTCTACCGCCCGGAGTCCAAGGGTGACCTCGCCTGGGTCGACGACGACACCGTCTACGTGTTCACCGACACCGGCGAGGGCTCGATGACGTCGTCCGGGTACCCGCGGGTCGCCCGGCGCTGGCACCGTGGCACCCCGCTCGAGGACGCGACGGTCCTCTACGAGGGCCGGGCCGACGACATGTACATCTCGGCCTTCCGCAGCCACACCCCGGGCTTCGTCCGCGACTTCGTGGCGCGTGCCCTGGCCTTCTACAGCAACGAGCTCTACGTCCTCGCGGCCGACGACTCGCTCACCAAGGTCGACGTGCCGGACTCGGCCGAGGTCGGGTTCAAGCGCGAGTGGCTGCTCGTCGAGCTCCGTGACGACTGGACCGTCGAGGGCACCACGTACCGCTCGGGCTCCCTGCTCGCGACGGGCTTCGACGACTTCCTCGCGGGCGGCCGGGACCTCACGGTCCTCTTCGAGCCCGACGGCTCGACCTCGCTCGCCGGGGCGACGTGGACCAAGAGCCACCTGGTGCTCAACGTCCTCGACGACGTGAAGAACCGCCTGCACGTGCTCACCCCGCCGGCCGACGGCGCGGGGTCGTGGGCGCACAGCGACATGCTCGGCGCACCGAGCATCGGGACCGTCTCGGTCCGCGCCGTGGACTCCGACGCGTCGGACGACGTGTGGCTGGTCGCGACGGACTACCTCACGCCCACCACCCTCTCGATCGCGACGGTCGGGCAGGAGCCCGAGCTGCTCAAGTCGATGCCGGTGTTCTTCGACGCGTCCGGGCTGACCGTCGAGCAGCACTTCGCGACCTCGGACGATGGCACCAAGGTGCCGTACTTCCTGGTGCGCCGCGAGGACCTCGCGCTCGACGGCACCGCGCCCACGCTGCTCTACGGCTACGGCGGTTTCGAGATCTCGCTGACCCCCGGCTACTCGGGCGGGCTGGGCCGGGCGTGGCTGGAGCAGGGCGGCGTGTACGTCGTCGCGAACATCCGCGGCGGCGGCGAGTACGGGCCGCGCTGGCACCAGCTCGCCCTGCAGGAGAACCGGCACCGGGCGTACGAGGACTTCTCGTCGGTCGCGAAGGACCTCGTCGAGCGCGGCGTCACCTCGCGCGCGCACCTCGGCGTGCAGGGCGGCTCGAACGGCGGGCTGCTCACCGGCAACATGCTCACCCAGCACCCGGAGCTCTTCGGTGCCGTGGTGGTGCAGGTGCCGCTGCTCGACATGAAGCGGTACTCGCACCTGCTCGCCGGTGCGTCGTGGATGGCGGAGTACGGGGACCCGGACGACCCCGAGCAGTGGGAGTTCATCCAGACCTTCTCGCCGTACCACCTGTTCGACGCCGACCGTGAGTACCCGCCGGTGCTCTTCACGACGTCGACGCGCGACGACCGCGTGCACCCGGGTCACGCCCGCAAGCTCGCCGCCGCGATGGTCGAGGCGGGCAAGGACGTGACGTACTACGAGAACATCGAGGGCGGCCACGGCGGCGCTGCGAACAACGAGCAGGCCTCGTTCATGCAGGCCCTGGCCTACAGGTTCCTCTGGGAGCGCCTGGCCTGA
- the ligA gene encoding NAD-dependent DNA ligase LigA: protein MSTKKPSGPPAGTSETDEQASPGSAAPSGSASSATEASAELSAARTRWAELAETIEAHQFAYYVRDAPTVSDAEYDTLLRELGDIEEAHPQLRTPDSPTQRVGGTFSTDFAAVDHREQMLSLDNAFNAEDLDAWAERVHREIGTSQVHYLCEVKIDGLAIALLYEKGRLVRAATRGDGRTGEDVTLNVLTIEGIPKALDASVREVPDLIEIRGEVFMLVDQFAALNEAQVAAGKPPFANPRNAAAGSLRQKNPKITAGRPLRMYAHGVGALHWEAGTPSELRRQSDAYDYFRAWGVPVSDHNRVVEGMPGVQEMIDYYGDHRHDIEHELDGIVVKVDELALQRQLGATSRAPRWAIAYKYPPEEVNTTLLDILVNVGRTGRVTPFGMMEPVLVAGSTVSMATLHNGSEVRRKGVLIGDTVVLRKAGDVIPEIVGPVVDLRDGSEREFVMPTECPSCGTTLAPAKEGDVDIRCPNQRSCPSQLRERVFHLAGRGAFDIEAMGWEAAIALVDPEHNRPESADAEGVPVQVPVLETEAGFFDFEVDALADVLVWREKKKAGVGTGVWEQVPFFWTKATAKTPSKPSATTVKFFEEREKAKARPLWRVLVALSIRHVGPTAARALATAFESVEAIMAATEEELAATEGVGPTIARAVRIWFNGRSSVEPVPVAAAPTTEADTDEADTDEADTDAVPGDGVELPADAVPGDGAPPADAPDPGKASSADEVHDEDDDVEIDGSDWHREIIDRWRAAGVRMRDERDESIVRTLEGFTVVVTGSLEGFNRDQVKEAIIVRGGKAAGSVSKKTDFVVVGENAGSKEAKARELGLTILDEAGFVTLLAEGPPAAAEPLLDDDGEPVVDGEPAVGEVEAPLS, encoded by the coding sequence GTGAGCACGAAGAAGCCTTCAGGTCCCCCCGCCGGCACGTCCGAGACGGACGAGCAGGCGAGCCCGGGCAGCGCAGCGCCGAGCGGCAGCGCGAGCTCCGCGACCGAGGCCAGCGCCGAGCTCAGCGCCGCCCGCACCCGGTGGGCCGAGCTCGCCGAGACCATCGAGGCGCACCAGTTCGCCTACTACGTCCGCGACGCCCCGACGGTCTCCGACGCGGAGTACGACACGCTGCTCCGCGAGCTCGGTGACATCGAGGAGGCGCACCCGCAGCTGCGCACCCCCGACTCGCCGACCCAGCGGGTGGGCGGGACCTTCTCGACGGACTTCGCGGCGGTCGACCACCGCGAGCAGATGCTCAGCCTCGACAACGCCTTCAACGCCGAGGACCTCGACGCGTGGGCCGAGCGCGTGCACCGTGAGATCGGCACCTCGCAGGTGCACTACCTGTGCGAGGTCAAGATCGACGGCCTCGCCATCGCGCTGCTGTACGAGAAGGGCCGCCTGGTCCGTGCCGCCACGCGTGGCGACGGGCGCACGGGTGAGGACGTCACGCTCAACGTCCTCACCATCGAGGGGATCCCGAAGGCGCTCGACGCGTCGGTGAGAGAGGTGCCCGACCTCATCGAGATCCGCGGCGAGGTCTTCATGCTCGTCGACCAGTTCGCCGCTCTCAACGAGGCGCAGGTCGCGGCCGGCAAGCCGCCCTTCGCCAACCCGCGCAACGCGGCAGCAGGCTCGCTCCGCCAGAAGAACCCGAAGATCACCGCCGGCAGGCCGCTGCGCATGTACGCCCACGGGGTCGGTGCGCTGCACTGGGAGGCGGGGACCCCGTCGGAGCTGCGCCGCCAGTCCGACGCCTACGACTACTTCCGGGCGTGGGGCGTGCCGGTCTCCGACCACAACCGTGTGGTCGAGGGCATGCCCGGCGTCCAGGAGATGATCGACTACTACGGCGACCACCGGCACGACATCGAGCACGAGCTCGACGGCATCGTCGTCAAGGTCGACGAGCTCGCGCTCCAGCGTCAGCTCGGCGCCACCAGCCGGGCCCCGCGCTGGGCGATCGCCTACAAGTACCCGCCCGAGGAGGTCAACACCACGCTCCTCGACATCCTCGTCAACGTGGGGCGCACCGGGCGGGTGACACCTTTCGGGATGATGGAGCCCGTGCTGGTCGCCGGGTCGACCGTCTCGATGGCGACCCTGCACAACGGCAGCGAGGTGCGCCGCAAGGGCGTGCTCATCGGCGACACCGTCGTGCTGCGCAAGGCAGGCGACGTCATCCCCGAGATCGTCGGCCCGGTGGTCGACCTGCGCGACGGCTCCGAGCGCGAGTTCGTCATGCCGACCGAGTGCCCGTCGTGCGGCACGACGCTCGCCCCCGCCAAGGAGGGCGACGTCGACATCCGCTGCCCCAACCAGCGGTCCTGCCCGTCGCAGCTGCGCGAACGCGTGTTCCACCTCGCGGGCCGCGGCGCCTTCGACATCGAGGCGATGGGCTGGGAGGCCGCGATCGCGCTCGTGGACCCCGAGCACAACCGGCCGGAGTCCGCGGACGCGGAGGGCGTCCCGGTCCAGGTCCCCGTCCTGGAGACAGAGGCCGGGTTCTTCGACTTCGAGGTCGACGCGCTCGCGGACGTCCTGGTCTGGCGCGAGAAGAAGAAGGCCGGCGTCGGAACCGGCGTGTGGGAGCAGGTCCCGTTCTTCTGGACCAAGGCGACCGCCAAGACGCCGTCCAAGCCCTCGGCCACCACGGTCAAGTTCTTCGAGGAGCGCGAGAAGGCGAAGGCGCGTCCGCTGTGGCGGGTGCTGGTCGCCCTCTCGATCCGCCACGTGGGCCCCACCGCGGCGCGCGCCCTCGCGACGGCCTTCGAGTCGGTCGAGGCGATCATGGCCGCGACCGAGGAGGAGCTCGCCGCCACCGAGGGCGTCGGTCCGACCATCGCGCGTGCGGTCCGGATCTGGTTCAACGGGCGGTCCTCGGTCGAGCCTGTGCCGGTGGCAGCCGCGCCGACTACCGAGGCCGACACCGACGAGGCCGACACCGACGAGGCCGACACCGACGCGGTCCCCGGTGACGGCGTCGAGCTGCCGGCCGACGCCGTCCCCGGCGACGGAGCGCCTCCCGCGGACGCACCGGACCCGGGCAAGGCCTCCTCCGCGGACGAGGTCCACGACGAGGACGACGACGTCGAGATCGACGGCTCCGACTGGCACCGCGAGATCATCGACCGCTGGAGGGCCGCAGGCGTGCGGATGCGTGACGAGCGCGACGAGTCGATCGTCCGCACCCTCGAGGGGTTCACCGTCGTGGTGACCGGATCCTTGGAAGGCTTCAACCGGGACCAGGTCAAGGAGGCGATCATCGTCCGTGGTGGCAAGGCTGCCGGGTCCGTCTCGAAGAAGACCGACTTCGTGGTCGTCGGGGAGAACGCCGGGTCCAAGGAGGCCAAGGCGCGCGAGCTCGGCCTCACTATCCTCGACGAGGCCGGCTTCGTCACGCTCCTCGCCGAGGGACCGCCCGCGGCGGCAGAGCCGCTGCTGGACGACGACGGGGAGCCGGTCGTCGACGGCGAGCCGGCCGTCGGTGAGGTTGAGGCCCCGCTGAGCTGA
- a CDS encoding sugar ABC transporter ATP-binding protein — translation MVTVDPPSAAVPLLQMRSIVKQFPGARALDGVDLEILPGEVHCLLGQNGAGKSTLIKVLAGAHQPDEGQVLVRGEVVTIPHPVAALGLGIATMYQELDVVDGLSVTENVYLGHELATAGFSRRRAAVRRTRELLARLGHPGISPTQDVGSLSAAGKQIVSMARALSRDASVIVMDEPSAVLDSEEVENLFRVVRELTASGVAIVYISHRLEEIRAIGDRITVLKDGRTVAQNLAVADTPTPELIRLMTGRTVEQVFPPSTPLAGDAEVLLRVEGLGLAGTFQGVSFEVHAGEVVGLAGLVGSGRSEILETVYGARRATAGTVHVAGRRTRPGSVGSAVDAGVGLCPEERKSQGLLLDEPVYRNITLSTFGRFARGSLLHEGDERAAAVREADALDLRPRDVERTARTLSGGNQQKVLLARWLVHGCRVLLLDEPTRGVDVGARAEIYALVRRLADDGAAVVVVSSEIDEVLGMSDRVLVVSEGSVVYTGPADSIDEHGVLALVMEGRAA, via the coding sequence ATGGTCACCGTGGACCCACCCTCAGCAGCAGTGCCGCTCCTGCAGATGCGCAGCATCGTCAAGCAGTTTCCCGGCGCCCGTGCACTCGACGGCGTCGATCTCGAGATCCTCCCCGGAGAGGTGCACTGCCTCCTCGGCCAGAACGGCGCCGGCAAGTCCACCCTCATCAAGGTGCTCGCCGGAGCCCACCAGCCCGACGAGGGCCAGGTCCTCGTCCGCGGGGAGGTCGTCACCATCCCGCACCCCGTCGCCGCCCTCGGCCTCGGCATCGCCACCATGTACCAGGAGCTCGACGTCGTCGACGGCCTGAGCGTCACCGAGAACGTGTACCTCGGGCACGAGCTCGCCACCGCGGGCTTCTCCCGCCGCCGGGCCGCCGTCCGCCGCACCCGCGAGCTGCTCGCCCGTCTCGGGCACCCCGGCATCTCGCCCACCCAGGACGTCGGCTCGCTGTCCGCCGCAGGCAAGCAGATCGTCTCGATGGCCCGGGCGCTCTCCCGCGACGCGAGCGTCATCGTCATGGACGAGCCCTCGGCGGTCCTCGACTCCGAAGAGGTCGAGAACCTGTTCCGGGTGGTCCGCGAGCTCACCGCCTCGGGCGTGGCGATCGTCTACATCTCGCACCGTCTCGAGGAGATCCGCGCGATCGGCGACCGCATCACCGTCCTCAAGGACGGCCGCACCGTCGCCCAGAACCTCGCGGTCGCCGACACCCCGACCCCCGAGCTCATCCGGCTCATGACGGGCCGCACCGTCGAGCAGGTCTTCCCGCCGAGCACCCCGCTCGCGGGGGACGCGGAGGTGCTCCTGCGCGTCGAGGGGCTCGGGCTCGCCGGGACGTTCCAGGGCGTGTCCTTCGAGGTGCACGCCGGCGAGGTCGTCGGCCTCGCCGGGCTCGTCGGCTCCGGACGCTCGGAGATCCTCGAGACCGTCTACGGAGCCCGCCGCGCGACCGCCGGGACCGTCCACGTCGCCGGACGACGGACCCGCCCCGGCTCCGTCGGCTCGGCCGTCGACGCCGGCGTCGGGCTCTGCCCCGAGGAGCGCAAGAGCCAGGGGCTGCTCCTCGACGAGCCCGTCTACCGCAACATCACGCTCTCGACCTTCGGACGCTTCGCCCGCGGCAGCCTCCTGCACGAGGGCGACGAGCGGGCCGCCGCGGTGCGGGAGGCCGACGCCCTCGACCTGCGGCCCCGCGACGTCGAGCGCACCGCCCGGACGCTCTCGGGCGGCAACCAGCAGAAGGTGCTGCTCGCCCGCTGGCTCGTGCACGGCTGCCGCGTGCTGCTCCTCGACGAGCCCACCCGTGGCGTCGACGTCGGCGCCCGCGCCGAGATCTACGCCCTGGTCCGCAGGCTCGCCGACGACGGCGCCGCCGTCGTCGTGGTCTCGAGCGAGATCGACGAGGTCCTCGGCATGTCCGACCGCGTCCTCGTGGTCTCCGAAGGATCCGTCGTCTACACCGGCCCCGCCGACTCGATCGACGAGCACGGCGTGCTCGCCCTCGTCATGGAAGGACGTGCCGCATGA
- a CDS encoding ROK family transcriptional regulator gives MTAEEALRVVPRTTGAGDLFQLLRDGQPRTRAELAAVTGQARSTIAARIDLLMASGLVAPAGEASSTGGRPPATFAFSPAARVVLAVDLGATHAHLAVTDLASTVLAELEAPIAIADGPDVILGWVAQTGEELVLSTGRTLDDLVSVGVGLPGPVEHSTGRPINPPIMPAWDDVDVPGGLSARLGASVLVDNDVNIMALGEHRTEWPGVSDLLFVKVATGIGAGIISDGALRRGAQGAAGDIGHVAVSDRSEVPCRCGNLGCLEAVASGQAVAAQLAATGLAATSSNDVVALVRAGDLYASRAVRQAGRDIGTVLAGCVSLLNPSMIVVGGVVASSGEHLIAGIREVVYRRSLPLATQHLRIVASRTGNRAGVLGASAMAVDHVLSSAAIDALIG, from the coding sequence ATGACGGCCGAGGAGGCGCTCCGCGTCGTCCCGCGCACCACAGGCGCAGGCGACCTGTTCCAGCTGCTGCGGGACGGTCAGCCCCGCACCCGCGCCGAGCTCGCCGCCGTCACCGGCCAGGCCCGCTCGACCATCGCCGCCCGCATCGACCTGCTCATGGCCTCCGGTCTCGTGGCCCCCGCGGGCGAGGCCAGCTCGACCGGCGGACGGCCCCCGGCCACCTTCGCCTTCAGCCCCGCGGCCCGCGTCGTGCTCGCCGTCGACCTCGGCGCGACGCACGCGCACCTCGCCGTCACCGACCTGGCTTCCACGGTGCTCGCCGAGCTCGAGGCCCCCATCGCCATCGCCGACGGACCCGACGTGATCCTCGGCTGGGTCGCGCAGACCGGCGAGGAGCTGGTCCTGTCGACCGGCCGCACCCTCGACGACCTGGTCTCCGTGGGCGTCGGGCTCCCCGGGCCGGTCGAGCACTCGACCGGTCGACCGATCAACCCGCCGATCATGCCCGCGTGGGACGACGTCGACGTCCCCGGGGGGCTCAGCGCGCGGCTCGGCGCCTCGGTGCTGGTCGACAACGACGTCAACATCATGGCGCTCGGCGAGCACCGCACCGAGTGGCCGGGCGTGAGCGACCTGCTGTTCGTCAAGGTCGCGACCGGCATCGGCGCGGGCATCATCAGCGACGGCGCGCTGCGTCGCGGAGCCCAGGGTGCCGCCGGCGACATCGGCCACGTCGCGGTGTCGGACCGCTCGGAGGTGCCGTGCCGCTGCGGGAACCTCGGCTGCCTCGAGGCTGTCGCCAGCGGGCAGGCCGTCGCCGCGCAGCTCGCCGCGACGGGCCTCGCCGCGACGTCGTCGAACGACGTGGTGGCGCTCGTGCGTGCCGGCGACCTCTACGCGAGCCGCGCGGTCCGGCAGGCCGGGCGCGACATCGGGACCGTGCTCGCGGGGTGCGTGAGCCTGCTCAACCCGTCGATGATCGTCGTCGGCGGGGTCGTCGCGAGCTCGGGCGAGCACCTCATCGCCGGGATCCGCGAGGTGGTCTACCGTCGCTCGCTGCCGCTGGCCACCCAGCACCTGCGGATCGTCGCCTCGCGGACCGGGAACCGCGCCGGTGTGCTCGGGGCGAGCGCCATGGCCGTGGACCACGTGCTCTCGTCCGCGGCCATCGACGCGCTCATCGGCTGA
- a CDS encoding MFS transporter yields MASGRRLFADTTPLRESPAFRRLWWGLGISNLGAQLTVVAVGLQVYSLTSSTFAVGVLGICALVPLVLLGLYGGALVDAYDRRKVALSASVVLWVVTMLLAAQAWLDVGSVGLLYGLVALQSAAFAVNNPARSAIIPRLLRPALLPAANTLMTITWNVALTVGPLVAALVVSRWGFGIVYTVDVLCFTAALWALVQLPGMPPEPSHAGDGGDGAEGADDPRAGAKDAARRRVGLSSVLEGLRYLATRPNVRMTFLVDLVAMVLAMPRVLFPAIGVVILGGGAATTGALTAALAVGGLLAGLFSGGLTRVHRQGVVIAWAIVAWGLSVAGFGVVLVLAGRTTPDHVLVVALVAALVMLALCGASDAISSVFRQTILQSATPDDMRGRLQGVFIVVVAGGPRLGDLALGAQSSWWGEGWAAVVGGLLCVVVLALLLRWQPRLLAYDSRHPEP; encoded by the coding sequence GTGGCTAGCGGCCGCCGCCTCTTCGCCGACACCACCCCGCTGCGCGAGTCGCCGGCATTCCGGCGCCTGTGGTGGGGCCTGGGCATCTCGAACCTCGGCGCTCAGCTCACCGTGGTCGCGGTCGGCCTCCAGGTCTACTCGCTCACCTCGTCGACCTTCGCCGTCGGGGTGCTCGGCATCTGCGCGCTCGTCCCGCTCGTGCTGCTCGGGCTGTACGGCGGCGCGCTCGTCGACGCCTACGACCGCCGCAAGGTCGCGCTCTCGGCCTCGGTGGTGCTGTGGGTCGTGACGATGCTGCTCGCCGCGCAGGCGTGGCTCGACGTCGGGTCGGTCGGGCTGCTCTACGGGCTCGTCGCGCTCCAGTCGGCGGCCTTCGCGGTGAACAACCCGGCACGGTCGGCCATCATCCCCCGGCTGCTGCGCCCTGCGCTGCTGCCGGCAGCCAACACCCTCATGACCATCACCTGGAACGTCGCCCTCACGGTGGGGCCGCTCGTCGCGGCGCTCGTCGTGAGCCGGTGGGGCTTCGGCATCGTCTACACGGTCGACGTGCTCTGCTTCACCGCGGCCCTGTGGGCGCTGGTCCAGCTGCCCGGCATGCCGCCCGAGCCGTCCCACGCCGGCGACGGCGGGGACGGCGCCGAGGGCGCGGACGACCCCCGGGCCGGGGCCAAGGACGCCGCGCGCCGCCGGGTCGGGCTGTCGTCGGTCCTCGAGGGCCTGCGCTACCTGGCGACACGGCCGAACGTCCGGATGACCTTCCTCGTCGACCTCGTCGCGATGGTGCTCGCCATGCCCCGCGTGCTGTTCCCCGCCATCGGCGTGGTGATCCTCGGCGGGGGAGCGGCGACGACCGGCGCGCTCACCGCGGCGCTCGCCGTGGGCGGGCTGCTCGCCGGGCTGTTCTCGGGCGGGCTCACCCGCGTGCACCGGCAGGGCGTCGTCATCGCGTGGGCCATCGTCGCCTGGGGGCTGTCGGTCGCGGGCTTCGGCGTCGTGCTCGTGCTCGCCGGCCGGACCACCCCGGACCACGTGCTGGTGGTCGCCCTCGTGGCGGCGCTCGTCATGCTCGCGCTGTGCGGGGCGTCCGACGCGATCAGCTCGGTGTTCCGCCAGACGATCCTGCAGTCCGCGACCCCCGACGACATGCGTGGCCGCCTGCAGGGCGTGTTCATCGTGGTGGTCGCCGGCGGTCCGCGGCTCGGCGACCTCGCCCTCGGTGCGCAGTCGTCCTGGTGGGGCGAGGGCTGGGCCGCCGTGGTCGGAGGCCTCCTCTGCGTCGTGGTCCTCGCGCTCCTGCTCCGCTGGCAGCCCCGCCTCCTCGCCTACGACTCCCGCCACCCCGAGCCCTGA